CGCGAGCGCTTGTGAAGCACGAGCTGGGGCAATAATAAGCCCTTGCCGCTGCCCGAACCCTTTAGGACCAAATAACGCCAGAGGCAATGTACCGGAAGCAATGGTCATCATGCCGTTGCCCGCGCCATGCAGTAACGCAAAACCGGCTGCAGGCATACCGGCTACCGTTAACAATGCTGCGCCTAACGGATGGAGCGTGGTTGCCACACGTGCCGCCACCAAAGGATGACAGTGCCTGAGTAGTATAAACTCACCCATGCGAGCCGCTACCTGGGCAGGCCCCACAAGTGCAGCTGCCGCAACCGCGACTGGAAGTGACGCACCACCCTCTTGTAATAGCCTGGGAAGATGCGCCGCCATCGCCGTCGATACAAACCACCCGGCAGCAAACACATAAGCTAATAGCAGCATGGTTAAGCGGGGGCGGCCAGGCATCGGCGCATTTTGATCAGCCTCACTAAAGGCGCCACTGCTGGCCGCTCTAGGCAGACGGAAATTCAAAGGAGCACCTATCAATAAATGCGCCAATGCCCAACTGGCACAGGCAACGCGCCAGCCCCATTCATTTTCTAGCCATGCGGTAAGCGGCCAACCAATTGTGCTGGCAAATCCAGCGACCAGCGTGACACCAGTAATCGATGCCCTGGCTTGACGCCCCAGCAACCGGCCTAAGGTGGCAAAAGCGGCATCGTATAGCCCCATCGCCATCCCAATACCCGTCACCAGCCAGGCGAGCATTAACGAGGGTATGCCCTGAGACATGGCCATCATGCCAAGTGCTAGCGCCATTACGCCATTCGAAGCCATCAACACGCCTCGCCCGCCCTGCCTGTCGATCCATCGACCAACGCTAGGCCCGAGCATCGCGGTAAGCAGCAGGGCTGCTGAGAACGCGCCAAAGACCCAGCTGATTGAAATGCCCAATTCACGCGCCATCGGCACTGCAAGAATGGCGGGCAGATAATAGCTAGAAGCCCAGGCGAGGGTTTGCGCACTGCCTAATGTGAGTGTTAAACCAAA
This genomic window from Halomonas sp. TD01 contains:
- a CDS encoding MFS transporter, translating into MIRSPRFGLTLTLGSAQTLAWASSYYLPAILAVPMARELGISISWVFGAFSAALLLTAMLGPSVGRWIDRQGGRGVLMASNGVMALALGMMAMSQGIPSLMLAWLVTGIGMAMGLYDAAFATLGRLLGRQARASITGVTLVAGFASTIGWPLTAWLENEWGWRVACASWALAHLLIGAPLNFRLPRAASSGAFSEADQNAPMPGRPRLTMLLLAYVFAAGWFVSTAMAAHLPRLLQEGGASLPVAVAAAALVGPAQVAARMGEFILLRHCHPLVAARVATTLHPLGAALLTVAGMPAAGFALLHGAGNGMMTIASGTLPLALFGPKGFGQRQGLIIAPARASQALAPLLFGLLIEQKGAGALWLTALLMLGATLVLLIVRVPRLQG